The following proteins are encoded in a genomic region of Coffea eugenioides isolate CCC68of chromosome 6, Ceug_1.0, whole genome shotgun sequence:
- the LOC113773317 gene encoding uncharacterized protein LOC113773317 isoform X1, whose product MVGIMATVSRDKISSLINSVKFDADIPSKLEHLRSLSDELSNADSVLLSKFLSPLLDLLSDRFSPVRKFTAEMIGDIGLKFAESIPEMVPVLIPVLKDDTPAVARQAIRCGMEIFRYVLFKVALQGMYSNELDTSLESSWSWMLKFRDEICSLAFKPGSDGRRLLALKFMETVVLLYTPDPNGSSDPPADLDSEASVKEFNITWLRGGHPILNIGDLSIEASQSLGLLLDQLRFPTVKSLNNLIIIMLINSLSAIASKRPAFYGRILPVLLGLDPSSSSGKGVHHALKSAFLSCLNCTHPGAVPWRDRLIDALRELKAVGVAEHAAIELASQNSGSLERKNDSLITQDRKPTSKALDDICNDASRKRTGMEESTDLLEDKMSVKRMKSVPVTSDGSTNDLSSDQGRVPSGGSGACKMEEDSGPVQQLVGMFGALVAQGEKAIASLEILISSISADLLAEVVIANMRNFPSNRPQIEGDNEQLFGRGSCPGMSGSNSEFDNLTLLLTNILSQSSAVPQKDSGMDSLPSAANELELRGTSGNTDVPGMSYVMEEASVPTTTPASSGGHVPCDTENGGSGTPSDVIDVGNEESEIPGLDLPVPKDELVITSLGSTELKDASQEQVSSLARSSLELLPSVSTDRSEELSPRATVTDLSCVNSLSATSSGLSTQLLLPKISAPVISLSDDQLDNLQKPILLRITDTYKQIATAGGSQVCLSVLAYLGVKFPLDLEPWKLLQTHILSDYVNHEGHELTLRVLYRLYGEAEEDHDFVSSTTAKSVYEMFLLTVAETLRDSFPWPDKCLNRLLVEVPYLPDSILKLLEGMCSPGGSNKDNNNPERVRQGLSIVWSLILLRPPIRDACLTIALKSAIHPVEEVRDKALRLVVNKLYPQPSMSRQIEAFAWEVLVSAANANTALESCDADGANAEFKDSDMGKPSNELPVVGTSSKGLSAVTDSFSISESISSSLLAEGQRRMALYFAICTKNHSLFRQIFVIYESTSKAVKQAVLHHIPKLVRAIGPSPELLQILPDPPTGSMELVMQVLHTLIDGTTPSSELLSTIKKLYDTKVKDVEILILILPFLPKDEVLAMFPHLVNSPLEKFQLALARVLQQQFEQGSSSFCPAITPAEALIAIHGIDPERDGIPLKKVTEACNTCFEQRQIFTQQVLAKVLNQLVEQTPLPLLFMRTVLQAIGAFPSLVDYIMEILSRLVQKQIWKYPKLWVGFIKCAFLTKPESFGVLLQLPPAHLENVLHRTPALRDPLIAHASQPHIKSSLPRSVLVVLGLASDFHNSDLTKPTHSETGELGKSEHTHSSHAQSEETSKSDKEVVTDKSKESSDAT is encoded by the exons ATGGTAGGAATAATGGCGACAGTTTCCAGAGACAAAATCTCGAGTCTCATAAACTCGGTGAAGTTTGACGCTGATATTCCTTCGAAGCTGGAACACTTACGCTCGCTGAGCGACGAACTCTCGAATGCCGATTCtgtcttgctctccaagtttctcTCCCCTCTTCTGGACCTCCTCTCGGACCGCTTCAGTCCCGTTCGTAAATTCACTGCTGA GATGATTGGCGACATTGGATTGAAGTTTGCAGAATCCATACCTGAAATGGTACCTGTATTAATACCTGTGTTGAAGGATGATACCCCAGCGGTTGCTCGACAGGCTATTAGGTGTGGTATGGAGATTTTTCGCTATGTTCTATTCAAAGTTGCGCTCCAG GGAATGTATTCAAACGAGTTGGATACTTCTCTGGAATCATCTTGGTCATGGATGCTAAAGTTTCGCGATGAGATATGCTCGTTGGCATTTAAG CCAGGAAGTGATGGGAGAAGGTTGCTTGCACTGAAGTTTATGGAAACAGTTGTTCTACTCTATACACCTGATCCTAATGGCTCCTCAGATCCACCTGCTGATCTAGATTCAGAAG CCAGTGTTAAAGAATTTAACATAACATGGCTTCGAGGGGGTCATCCTATACTAAATATTGGAGATTTGTCAATTGAAGCAAGTCAGAGTTTGGGTCTGCTGCTCGATCAGTTGAGATTTCCAACAGTAAAGTCACTGAACAACTTGATTATCATTATGCTTATCAACAG TCTCTCTGCAATTGCAAGTAAAAGGCCTGCATTTTATGGACGTATTCTGCCAGTTTTACTTGGTTTGGACCCTTCAAGCTCCAGTGGCAAAGGGGTGCATCATGCTTTGAAGAGTGCCTTCCTCTCTTGCTTGAATTGTACTCATCCGGGTGCTGTCCCG TGGCGTGATCGCTTAATTGATGCTCTGAGAGAATTAAAAGCTGTAGGAGTGGCAGAACATGCTGCTATAGAACTAGCTTCACAAAATAGTGGAAGTTTAGAGAGGAAAAATGATTCTTTAATAACCCAG GATCGAAAACCTACAAGCAAGGCCCTTGATGATATATGCAATGACGCCAGCAGGAAAAGAACAGGAATGGAAGAAAGTACTGATCTACTTGAGGATAAAATGTCTGTAAAACGCATGAAATCTGTGCCTGTCACCTCTGATGGATCAACAAATGATTTAAGTTCTGACCAGGGCAGAGTTCCTTCTGGTGGATCTGGGGCTTGTAAAATGGAAGAAGACAGTGGCCCTGTCCAACAACTTGTTGGTATGTTTGGTGCATTGGTTGCTCAAGGAGAAAAAGCTATTGCATCATTAGAGATTCTCATCTCTAGTATATCAGCTGACTTGCTTGCTGAAGTTGTAATTGCTAACATgcgaaattttccttcaaatcGCCCTCAAATTGAAGGAGATAATGAGCAGTTGTTTGGCAGAGGGTCTTGTCCTGGCATGTCAGGAAGCAATTCTGAGTTTGATAATTTAACATTGCTTCTCACCAACATTCTTTCACAATCTAGTGCTGTCCCACAGAAAGATAGTGGGATGGATTCTCTACCTTCTGCAGCAAATGAGCTTGAG CTAAGAGGGACCTCGGGTAATACTGATGTCCCTGGTATGAGCTATGTGATGGAAGAGGCTTCAGTGCCTACAACTACTCCAGCTTCTTCAGGTGGACATGTCCCATGTGACACAGAGAATGGTGGTTCAGGGACGCCCTCTGATGTTATTGATGTTGGGAATGAAGAGAGTGAGATACCTGGTCTAGATTTACCAGTTCCCAAGGATGAATTAGTTATTACTTCTTTGGGTTCAACTGAATTGAAGGATGCAAGTCAAGAACAAGTTAGTAGTCTAGCTAGGTCATCACTAGAATTACTTCCTTCAGTGTCAACTGATAGGTCTGAGGAACTTAGCCCTAGAGCTACAGTCACAGACCTAAGCTGTGTCAACTCCTTAAGTGCAACTTCTTCTGGGTTATCGACACAGTTGCTTTTGCCCAAGATTTCTGCCCCGGTTATAAGTCTTAGTGATGACCAGCTAGATAACTTACAGAAGCCGATTCTCTTGCGCATAACTGATACTTACAAGCAAATAGCTACCGCTGGAGGTTCTCAAGTCTGCCTTTCTGTACTTGCTTATTTAGGAGTTAAG TTTCCATTGGATTTAGAGCCATGGAAGTTACTACAAACACATATACTGTCTGACTATGTAAATCATGAG GGGCACGAGTTGACTTTGCGTGTCCTCTACAGGTTATATGGTGAAGCAGAAGAGGACCACGACTTTGTTTCCTCAACCACTGCTAAATCTGTATATGAGATGTTTCTTCTTACCGTG GCAGAAACATTAAGGGATTCTTTTCCATGGCCTGACAAATGTCTAAATAGATTGCTTGTTGAAGTTCCTTACCTGCCCGAttccattttgaaattgctTGAGGGCATGTGTTCCCCTGGTGGCAGTAACAAAGATAACAACAATCCGGAACGAGTTCGGCAAGGTCTTAGTATTGTATGGAGTCTGATTTTGTTGAGGCCTCCTATTCGAGATGCCTGCCTAACAATTGctttgaag AGTGCAATTCATCCGGTTGAAGAAGTGCGAGATAAGGCCTTACGTCTG GTGGTGAACAAGCTTTATCCTCAGCCTTCAATGTCACGGCAAATAGAAGCTTTTGCCTGGGAGGTGTTGGTATCAGCTGCAAATGCCAATACTGCACTGGAGTCATGTGATGCTGATGGAGCTAATGCTGAATTTAAG GATTCTGATATGGGAAAACCATCAAATGAACTTCCTGTTGTTGGTACCTCTTCCAAAGGGTTATCAGCAGTCACCGATTCATTTTCAATATCTGAAAGTATATCGTCCTCCTTACTAGCTGAGGGGCAGCGACGCATGGCTCTGTATTTTGCAATTTGTACAAAG AATCACTCCCTCTTTCGCCAAATATTTGTTATTTATGAGAGTACATCCAAGGCTGTAAAGCAG GCAGTATTACACCACATCCCAAAGCTTGTTCGAGCAATTGGCCCGTCGCCTGAGCTTCTTCAAATCTTACCTGATCCACCAACTGGAAGCATGGAGCTTGTGATGCAG GTTTTACACACATTGATAGATGGGACAACGCCTTCCTCGGAATTGTTATCTACCATTAAGAAGTTGTATGATACTAAAGTAAAG GATGTAGAGATTCTAATTCTCATACTGCCATTTTTGCCAAAAGATGAG GTTTTGGCAATGTTTCCACATCTCGTGAATTCCCCATTGGAGAAGTTTCAGCTTGCCCTTGCACGTGTGCTTCAG CAACAATTTGAACAGGGGTCTTCTAGTTTCTGTCCGGCAATAACTCCAGCTGAAGCTTTGATTGCAATCCATGGAATTGATCCAGAAAGAGATGGGATCCCTTTGAAGAAG GTTACGGAAGCGTGTAATACTTGTTTTGAGCAGCGACAGATCTTCACTCAGCAAGTTCTTGCAAAGGTCTTGAATCAATTG GTTGAGCAGACTCCCCTTCCCCTATTATTTATGCGCACAGTGCTGCAGGCAATTGGTGCTTTTCCATCACTG GTGGACTATATAATGGAAATCCTTTCTCGCCTTGTACAGAAGCAG ATATGGAAGTATCCAAAGCTATGGGTCGGATTCATTAAGTGTGCTTTTTTGACAAAACCAGAATCTTTTGGTGTCTTGCTTCAG CTTCCACCAGCACACCTGGAAAATGTATTACATAGAACGCCAGCTCTAAGGGATCCCTTGATTGCACATGCTAGCCAACCACATATTAaatcatcactcccaag GTCTGTACTAGTGGTGCTAGGATTAGCTTCCGACTTTCATAATTCAGATTTGACAAAACCAACCCATTCTGAGACAGGAGAGTTGGGCAAGTCGGAACATACACACTCAAGTCATGCTCAAAGTGAAGAGACTAGCAAGTCTGATAAGGAGGTGGTGACTGACAAGTCAAAGGAATCATCTGATGCAACTTGA
- the LOC113773317 gene encoding uncharacterized protein LOC113773317 isoform X2 yields the protein MVGIMATVSRDKISSLINSVKFDADIPSKLEHLRSLSDELSNADSVLLSKFLSPLLDLLSDRFSPVRKFTAEMIGDIGLKFAESIPEMVPVLIPVLKDDTPAVARQAIRCGMEIFRYVLFKVALQGMYSNELDTSLESSWSWMLKFRDEICSLAFKPGSDGRRLLALKFMETVVLLYTPDPNGSSDPPADLDSEASVKEFNITWLRGGHPILNIGDLSIEASQSLGLLLDQLRFPTVKSLNNLIIIMLINSLSAIASKRPAFYGRILPVLLGLDPSSSSGKGVHHALKSAFLSCLNCTHPGAVPWRDRLIDALRELKAVGVAEHAAIELASQNSGSLERKNDSLITQDRKPTSKALDDICNDASRKRTGMEESTDLLEDKMSVKRMKSVPVTSDGSTNDLSSDQGRVPSGGSGACKMEEDSGPVQQLVGMFGALVAQGEKAIASLEILISSISADLLAEVVIANMRNFPSNRPQIEGDNEQLFGRGSCPGMSGSNSEFDNLTLLLTNILSQSSAVPQKDSGMDSLPSAANELELRGTSGNTDVPGMSYVMEEASVPTTTPASSGGHVPCDTENGGSGTPSDVIDVGNEESEIPGLDLPVPKDELVITSLGSTELKDASQEQVSSLARSSLELLPSVSTDRSEELSPRATVTDLSCVNSLSATSSGLSTQLLLPKISAPVISLSDDQLDNLQKPILLRITDTYKQIATAGGSQVCLSVLAYLGVKFPLDLEPWKLLQTHILSDYVNHEGHELTLRVLYRLYGEAEEDHDFVSSTTAKSVYEMFLLTVAETLRDSFPWPDKCLNRLLVEVPYLPDSILKLLEGMCSPGGSNKDNNNPERVRQGLSIVWSLILLRPPIRDACLTIALKSAIHPVEEVRDKALRLVVNKLYPQPSMSRQIEAFAWEVLVSAANANTALESCDADGANAEFKDSDMGKPSNELPVVGTSSKGLSAVTDSFSISESISSSLLAEGQRRMALYFAICTKNHSLFRQIFVIYESTSKAVKQAVLHHIPKLVRAIGPSPELLQILPDPPTGSMELVMQVLHTLIDGTTPSSELLSTIKKLYDTKVKDVEILILILPFLPKDEVLAMFPHLVNSPLEKFQLALARVLQGSSSFCPAITPAEALIAIHGIDPERDGIPLKKVTEACNTCFEQRQIFTQQVLAKVLNQLVEQTPLPLLFMRTVLQAIGAFPSLVDYIMEILSRLVQKQIWKYPKLWVGFIKCAFLTKPESFGVLLQLPPAHLENVLHRTPALRDPLIAHASQPHIKSSLPRSVLVVLGLASDFHNSDLTKPTHSETGELGKSEHTHSSHAQSEETSKSDKEVVTDKSKESSDAT from the exons ATGGTAGGAATAATGGCGACAGTTTCCAGAGACAAAATCTCGAGTCTCATAAACTCGGTGAAGTTTGACGCTGATATTCCTTCGAAGCTGGAACACTTACGCTCGCTGAGCGACGAACTCTCGAATGCCGATTCtgtcttgctctccaagtttctcTCCCCTCTTCTGGACCTCCTCTCGGACCGCTTCAGTCCCGTTCGTAAATTCACTGCTGA GATGATTGGCGACATTGGATTGAAGTTTGCAGAATCCATACCTGAAATGGTACCTGTATTAATACCTGTGTTGAAGGATGATACCCCAGCGGTTGCTCGACAGGCTATTAGGTGTGGTATGGAGATTTTTCGCTATGTTCTATTCAAAGTTGCGCTCCAG GGAATGTATTCAAACGAGTTGGATACTTCTCTGGAATCATCTTGGTCATGGATGCTAAAGTTTCGCGATGAGATATGCTCGTTGGCATTTAAG CCAGGAAGTGATGGGAGAAGGTTGCTTGCACTGAAGTTTATGGAAACAGTTGTTCTACTCTATACACCTGATCCTAATGGCTCCTCAGATCCACCTGCTGATCTAGATTCAGAAG CCAGTGTTAAAGAATTTAACATAACATGGCTTCGAGGGGGTCATCCTATACTAAATATTGGAGATTTGTCAATTGAAGCAAGTCAGAGTTTGGGTCTGCTGCTCGATCAGTTGAGATTTCCAACAGTAAAGTCACTGAACAACTTGATTATCATTATGCTTATCAACAG TCTCTCTGCAATTGCAAGTAAAAGGCCTGCATTTTATGGACGTATTCTGCCAGTTTTACTTGGTTTGGACCCTTCAAGCTCCAGTGGCAAAGGGGTGCATCATGCTTTGAAGAGTGCCTTCCTCTCTTGCTTGAATTGTACTCATCCGGGTGCTGTCCCG TGGCGTGATCGCTTAATTGATGCTCTGAGAGAATTAAAAGCTGTAGGAGTGGCAGAACATGCTGCTATAGAACTAGCTTCACAAAATAGTGGAAGTTTAGAGAGGAAAAATGATTCTTTAATAACCCAG GATCGAAAACCTACAAGCAAGGCCCTTGATGATATATGCAATGACGCCAGCAGGAAAAGAACAGGAATGGAAGAAAGTACTGATCTACTTGAGGATAAAATGTCTGTAAAACGCATGAAATCTGTGCCTGTCACCTCTGATGGATCAACAAATGATTTAAGTTCTGACCAGGGCAGAGTTCCTTCTGGTGGATCTGGGGCTTGTAAAATGGAAGAAGACAGTGGCCCTGTCCAACAACTTGTTGGTATGTTTGGTGCATTGGTTGCTCAAGGAGAAAAAGCTATTGCATCATTAGAGATTCTCATCTCTAGTATATCAGCTGACTTGCTTGCTGAAGTTGTAATTGCTAACATgcgaaattttccttcaaatcGCCCTCAAATTGAAGGAGATAATGAGCAGTTGTTTGGCAGAGGGTCTTGTCCTGGCATGTCAGGAAGCAATTCTGAGTTTGATAATTTAACATTGCTTCTCACCAACATTCTTTCACAATCTAGTGCTGTCCCACAGAAAGATAGTGGGATGGATTCTCTACCTTCTGCAGCAAATGAGCTTGAG CTAAGAGGGACCTCGGGTAATACTGATGTCCCTGGTATGAGCTATGTGATGGAAGAGGCTTCAGTGCCTACAACTACTCCAGCTTCTTCAGGTGGACATGTCCCATGTGACACAGAGAATGGTGGTTCAGGGACGCCCTCTGATGTTATTGATGTTGGGAATGAAGAGAGTGAGATACCTGGTCTAGATTTACCAGTTCCCAAGGATGAATTAGTTATTACTTCTTTGGGTTCAACTGAATTGAAGGATGCAAGTCAAGAACAAGTTAGTAGTCTAGCTAGGTCATCACTAGAATTACTTCCTTCAGTGTCAACTGATAGGTCTGAGGAACTTAGCCCTAGAGCTACAGTCACAGACCTAAGCTGTGTCAACTCCTTAAGTGCAACTTCTTCTGGGTTATCGACACAGTTGCTTTTGCCCAAGATTTCTGCCCCGGTTATAAGTCTTAGTGATGACCAGCTAGATAACTTACAGAAGCCGATTCTCTTGCGCATAACTGATACTTACAAGCAAATAGCTACCGCTGGAGGTTCTCAAGTCTGCCTTTCTGTACTTGCTTATTTAGGAGTTAAG TTTCCATTGGATTTAGAGCCATGGAAGTTACTACAAACACATATACTGTCTGACTATGTAAATCATGAG GGGCACGAGTTGACTTTGCGTGTCCTCTACAGGTTATATGGTGAAGCAGAAGAGGACCACGACTTTGTTTCCTCAACCACTGCTAAATCTGTATATGAGATGTTTCTTCTTACCGTG GCAGAAACATTAAGGGATTCTTTTCCATGGCCTGACAAATGTCTAAATAGATTGCTTGTTGAAGTTCCTTACCTGCCCGAttccattttgaaattgctTGAGGGCATGTGTTCCCCTGGTGGCAGTAACAAAGATAACAACAATCCGGAACGAGTTCGGCAAGGTCTTAGTATTGTATGGAGTCTGATTTTGTTGAGGCCTCCTATTCGAGATGCCTGCCTAACAATTGctttgaag AGTGCAATTCATCCGGTTGAAGAAGTGCGAGATAAGGCCTTACGTCTG GTGGTGAACAAGCTTTATCCTCAGCCTTCAATGTCACGGCAAATAGAAGCTTTTGCCTGGGAGGTGTTGGTATCAGCTGCAAATGCCAATACTGCACTGGAGTCATGTGATGCTGATGGAGCTAATGCTGAATTTAAG GATTCTGATATGGGAAAACCATCAAATGAACTTCCTGTTGTTGGTACCTCTTCCAAAGGGTTATCAGCAGTCACCGATTCATTTTCAATATCTGAAAGTATATCGTCCTCCTTACTAGCTGAGGGGCAGCGACGCATGGCTCTGTATTTTGCAATTTGTACAAAG AATCACTCCCTCTTTCGCCAAATATTTGTTATTTATGAGAGTACATCCAAGGCTGTAAAGCAG GCAGTATTACACCACATCCCAAAGCTTGTTCGAGCAATTGGCCCGTCGCCTGAGCTTCTTCAAATCTTACCTGATCCACCAACTGGAAGCATGGAGCTTGTGATGCAG GTTTTACACACATTGATAGATGGGACAACGCCTTCCTCGGAATTGTTATCTACCATTAAGAAGTTGTATGATACTAAAGTAAAG GATGTAGAGATTCTAATTCTCATACTGCCATTTTTGCCAAAAGATGAG GTTTTGGCAATGTTTCCACATCTCGTGAATTCCCCATTGGAGAAGTTTCAGCTTGCCCTTGCACGTGTGCTTCAG GGGTCTTCTAGTTTCTGTCCGGCAATAACTCCAGCTGAAGCTTTGATTGCAATCCATGGAATTGATCCAGAAAGAGATGGGATCCCTTTGAAGAAG GTTACGGAAGCGTGTAATACTTGTTTTGAGCAGCGACAGATCTTCACTCAGCAAGTTCTTGCAAAGGTCTTGAATCAATTG GTTGAGCAGACTCCCCTTCCCCTATTATTTATGCGCACAGTGCTGCAGGCAATTGGTGCTTTTCCATCACTG GTGGACTATATAATGGAAATCCTTTCTCGCCTTGTACAGAAGCAG ATATGGAAGTATCCAAAGCTATGGGTCGGATTCATTAAGTGTGCTTTTTTGACAAAACCAGAATCTTTTGGTGTCTTGCTTCAG CTTCCACCAGCACACCTGGAAAATGTATTACATAGAACGCCAGCTCTAAGGGATCCCTTGATTGCACATGCTAGCCAACCACATATTAaatcatcactcccaag GTCTGTACTAGTGGTGCTAGGATTAGCTTCCGACTTTCATAATTCAGATTTGACAAAACCAACCCATTCTGAGACAGGAGAGTTGGGCAAGTCGGAACATACACACTCAAGTCATGCTCAAAGTGAAGAGACTAGCAAGTCTGATAAGGAGGTGGTGACTGACAAGTCAAAGGAATCATCTGATGCAACTTGA